Proteins encoded together in one Microbacterium sp. zg-Y625 window:
- a CDS encoding acyl-CoA dehydrogenase family protein, which yields MTDAAVRPHKPATSKRTPAGGAPTAAHTAAEAHEARIDIPQVTDLLLGTWADTRRTAREMVKNPDLWQVTGLSMAEHRERVLEQMRIVVRHDGSRRAYPKEYGGLDDNGANVAAYLELVLADPSLQVKAGVQWGLFGSAIHHLGTKPHHDKWLRDVMTLELPGAFAMTETGHGSDVAAVGTTATYDRDTEEFVIHTPFRGAWKDYLGNAALHGRAATVFAQLISGGVNYGVHCFFVPLRDEKGDFLPGVGGEDDGVKGGLNGIDNGRLHFDQVRIPRTNLLNRYGDIAPDGTYSSEIASPGRRFFTMLGALVQGRVCIEGAATNATAAALTIAVTYANQRRQFDSGSGTDEVVLLDYAQHQRRLLPRLAQVYAQHFAGDELIKKFDGVFSGRKDTSEEREDLETLAAALKSMSTWNALDTIQECREACGGAGFLAENRLVGLRADLDIYATFEGDNTVLLQLVGKRLLSDFAKQFKGADAAKLARFAVGQTAGKVFHGAGLRRLGQTVTDFGSTARSVELGLRADQQHDLLSHRVQQMVADIAGRLRPAAKMSPADAAALFNENQSELIEAARAHAELLQWEAFTDGVNRAADDGTRQVLTWLRDLFGLSLIEKHLAWHLIHGRLSTQRAASVSRYIDRLCARLRPHAQDLVDAFGFEPEHLRAPIASGAEHERQEEARGYYAALAASGNAPVSEKSLRKKK from the coding sequence ATGACCGACGCTGCCGTCCGTCCGCACAAGCCCGCCACCAGCAAGCGCACCCCCGCCGGCGGCGCGCCGACCGCCGCGCACACCGCCGCCGAGGCGCACGAGGCGCGCATCGACATCCCGCAGGTCACCGACCTGCTGCTGGGCACCTGGGCCGACACCCGTCGCACGGCGCGCGAGATGGTCAAGAACCCCGACCTCTGGCAGGTCACCGGTCTGTCGATGGCCGAGCACCGCGAGCGCGTGCTCGAGCAGATGCGCATCGTCGTGCGCCACGACGGTTCCCGCCGCGCCTACCCCAAGGAGTACGGCGGCCTCGACGACAACGGCGCCAACGTCGCCGCGTACCTGGAGCTGGTGCTCGCCGACCCGAGCCTGCAGGTCAAGGCGGGCGTGCAGTGGGGCCTCTTCGGCTCGGCGATCCATCACCTCGGCACGAAGCCCCACCACGACAAGTGGCTGCGCGATGTGATGACCCTCGAACTTCCCGGCGCCTTCGCGATGACGGAGACCGGACACGGCTCCGACGTCGCCGCGGTCGGCACGACCGCCACCTACGACCGCGACACCGAGGAGTTCGTCATCCACACCCCGTTCCGGGGCGCCTGGAAGGACTACCTCGGCAACGCGGCCCTGCATGGGCGGGCCGCGACCGTCTTCGCGCAGCTGATCAGCGGCGGCGTCAACTACGGCGTGCATTGCTTCTTCGTGCCGCTGCGCGATGAGAAGGGCGACTTCCTGCCGGGCGTCGGCGGCGAGGACGACGGGGTCAAGGGCGGGCTCAACGGCATCGACAACGGTCGCCTGCACTTCGACCAGGTGCGCATTCCGCGCACCAACCTGCTCAACCGCTACGGCGACATCGCCCCGGACGGCACCTATTCGAGCGAGATCGCGAGCCCGGGACGCCGCTTCTTCACGATGCTCGGCGCGCTCGTGCAGGGCCGGGTGTGCATCGAAGGTGCCGCGACCAACGCCACCGCCGCCGCCCTCACGATCGCCGTCACCTACGCCAACCAGCGTCGTCAGTTCGACAGCGGCAGCGGCACCGACGAGGTCGTGCTGCTGGACTACGCCCAGCACCAGCGTCGCCTGCTGCCGCGCCTGGCGCAGGTGTACGCGCAGCATTTCGCCGGCGACGAGCTGATCAAGAAGTTCGACGGCGTCTTCAGCGGACGCAAGGACACCTCCGAGGAGCGCGAGGACCTCGAGACGCTCGCGGCGGCACTGAAGTCGATGTCGACGTGGAACGCACTGGACACGATCCAGGAGTGCCGGGAGGCGTGCGGCGGAGCCGGCTTCCTCGCCGAGAACCGGCTCGTCGGCCTGCGCGCCGACCTCGACATCTACGCGACCTTCGAGGGCGACAACACCGTGCTGCTCCAGCTGGTGGGCAAGCGCCTGCTGAGCGACTTCGCGAAGCAGTTCAAAGGCGCGGATGCCGCCAAGCTCGCCCGGTTCGCCGTCGGGCAGACCGCGGGCAAGGTCTTCCACGGCGCGGGCCTGCGCCGGCTCGGCCAGACCGTCACCGACTTCGGCTCCACCGCCCGCTCGGTCGAGCTGGGGCTGCGTGCCGACCAGCAGCACGACCTGCTGTCGCACCGGGTGCAGCAGATGGTCGCCGACATCGCCGGACGGCTGCGCCCCGCGGCGAAGATGTCGCCGGCCGACGCCGCGGCGCTCTTCAACGAGAACCAGTCCGAGCTCATCGAGGCCGCCCGCGCCCACGCGGAGCTGCTGCAGTGGGAGGCCTTCACCGACGGCGTGAACCGCGCCGCCGACGACGGCACCCGCCAGGTGCTCACGTGGCTGCGTGACCTGTTCGGACTGTCGCTCATCGAGAAGCACCTCGCCTGGCACCTCATCCACGGTCGGCTGTCGACCCAGCGCGCCGCCTCGGTGTCGCGGTACATCGACCGCCTGTGCGCCCGGCTGCGCCCGCACGCGCAGGACCTCGTCGACGCCTTCGGCTTCGAGCCCGAGCACCTGCGCGCGCCCATCGCGTCGGGTGCTGAGCACGAGCGGCAGGAAGAGGCACGCGGGTACTACGCCGCGCTCGCCGCGTCGGGCAACGCACCGGTCTCGGAGAAGTCGCTGCGCAAGAAGAAGTAG
- the eccCa gene encoding type VII secretion protein EccCa: MSKGPRLAPPSLPNGRIVLQPPPELVPSEGGSGILTSLLPMLGSVGAIVMVTISNAGPTGFLIGGMFLLSSLGFVAVNGWRQRAQRTAQVLGNRREYLAYLADLRETVRVAARKQRRHGGWITPAPSALPFIAEERSRVWEREPGDPTFLLTRIGTSDQPLSIALAAPELPPLAQLDPVAASAAHRFMLTHEIQRDIPLGVVLADYARLEIVGPDEEAIRALARALVAGAATLHDPEDLIVAIVAGERQAPHWEWAKWLPHVMSPRVEDRLGPARMIASSLDELEDVLPTQLRDRPRFGAGEGLTPHVLLVLDGVESRAGDPIVGGEGMQGVTVIDLPQRWGELTHPSTARVALADAAPSRVAGGSGRGRGRAAASAPPPRAEFIDLTRGTELFTPDAMSIAEAEATARRLMPLRARPTRVEDAPVAQGQRELTELLALPDVRAIDFDRAWSGRLERDRLRVPIGQDTSGAPLVLDIKEAAQQGSGPHGIMVGATGSGKSEVLRTLVLALAMTHSPEQLNFVLVDFKGGATFAGMASMPHVSAVITNLGSELALVDRFQDALQGEITRRQELLRAAGNFANVGEYEKARRGGRTDLAPLPALLVVVDEFSELLSAKPEFVESFLNIGRVGRSLYVHLLLASQRLEEGKLRGLDTYLSYRIGLRTFSAAESRTIIGTPDAYTLPQEPGVGFLKSDTETLVQFRAAYVSGKPKTDPSHVIDETTSGVDGPALIEVFTAAAQPIETPQDAPAAASPAPVAPEVEERSTFQIAVERMQGHGPAAHQVWLPPLTDPASLDELMPDLVEDPQLGLISPAWRAAGILTVPLGMVDVPLEQRRDRLVVGLGGAAGHVAIVGSPLSGKSTLARTLVSALALTGTPQELQFYVLDFGGGSFTAMQQHPHVSGVATRTEPEAVRRTVAEIESIVDAREQYFRRHGIDSVETYRSRRRAGTVDDGFGDVFLVVDGWATVRGEYEPLEARIQTIAARGLSFGVHVVITANRWLEIRASLKDLIQTRLELRQGDPTDSDVDRKQAANVPVGQPGRGLSSAKLQMLGAIPRIDGSPDAATLSEGVQDMIARVSAAWRGQPGPKLRLLPDMLPLDELRGLAAPEDRRLLLGIEEAQLSAFGIDPRVESHLFLYGDSGMGKSAFLRGIVQEITRVYRPEEAKIFVVDYRRALLGEIPAEYLGAYLTSHELATGGMNDLAQYFGNRIPGPDVTPEQLRERSWWKGADGFIIVDDYDLVATSQGNPLAVLQPLLAQAADVGLHVILTRRTGGASRAAYDPIIQRFTDLGVTGILLGGNPEEGALIGRVKPVRAAPGRAQIVSREHGLVSAQLAFAPPAPH; this comes from the coding sequence GTGAGCAAGGGACCCCGCCTGGCACCGCCCAGCCTGCCCAACGGTCGCATCGTGCTGCAGCCGCCGCCGGAGCTGGTTCCGAGCGAGGGTGGCAGCGGCATCCTCACCTCACTGCTGCCGATGCTCGGCAGCGTCGGGGCGATCGTCATGGTGACGATCAGCAACGCCGGGCCGACCGGATTCCTCATCGGCGGCATGTTCCTGCTGTCGTCGCTGGGGTTCGTTGCCGTCAACGGCTGGCGGCAGCGCGCGCAGCGCACCGCGCAGGTGCTCGGCAACCGCCGCGAGTACCTGGCGTACCTGGCCGACCTGCGTGAGACGGTCCGGGTGGCGGCGCGCAAGCAGCGCCGGCACGGCGGGTGGATCACCCCCGCGCCGTCGGCGCTGCCCTTCATCGCCGAGGAGCGATCCCGCGTGTGGGAGCGCGAGCCCGGTGACCCGACCTTCCTCCTCACCCGCATCGGGACGTCGGATCAGCCCCTGAGCATCGCCCTGGCGGCGCCGGAGCTGCCGCCCCTCGCGCAGCTGGATCCCGTCGCCGCCTCTGCCGCGCACCGCTTCATGCTGACCCACGAGATCCAGCGCGACATCCCGCTCGGCGTCGTCTTGGCCGACTACGCGCGGCTGGAGATCGTCGGACCTGACGAAGAAGCGATCCGCGCGCTCGCGCGGGCGCTCGTCGCCGGGGCCGCGACGCTGCACGACCCCGAAGACCTGATCGTGGCGATCGTCGCCGGCGAGCGACAGGCGCCGCACTGGGAGTGGGCGAAGTGGCTGCCGCACGTGATGTCGCCGCGTGTCGAGGACCGTCTCGGCCCGGCTCGGATGATCGCGTCGTCGCTGGACGAGCTCGAGGACGTGCTGCCGACGCAGTTGCGGGACCGTCCCCGCTTCGGGGCGGGCGAAGGGCTGACCCCGCACGTGCTGCTGGTGCTCGACGGCGTCGAGTCGCGGGCCGGAGACCCCATCGTGGGAGGCGAGGGGATGCAGGGGGTCACGGTCATCGACCTCCCGCAGCGGTGGGGCGAACTGACGCACCCGTCCACCGCTCGCGTCGCCCTCGCGGATGCCGCGCCCTCGCGGGTCGCGGGAGGTTCAGGACGCGGGCGCGGGCGCGCCGCGGCATCCGCCCCACCCCCGCGTGCCGAGTTCATCGACCTCACGCGCGGCACGGAACTGTTCACCCCGGATGCCATGTCGATCGCCGAGGCAGAGGCCACGGCTCGCCGCCTCATGCCGCTGCGGGCCCGACCGACGCGGGTCGAGGACGCTCCTGTCGCCCAAGGCCAGCGTGAGCTGACCGAGCTGCTCGCACTGCCCGACGTCCGCGCGATCGACTTCGACCGCGCGTGGTCGGGCCGTCTCGAACGCGATCGGCTGCGCGTGCCCATCGGCCAGGACACGTCGGGCGCCCCGCTGGTGCTCGACATCAAGGAAGCCGCGCAGCAGGGATCCGGGCCGCACGGGATCATGGTCGGAGCCACCGGGTCGGGCAAGTCCGAGGTGCTGCGCACGCTCGTGCTGGCCCTCGCGATGACCCATTCCCCCGAGCAGCTGAACTTCGTCCTCGTCGACTTCAAGGGCGGCGCGACGTTCGCCGGCATGGCGAGCATGCCGCACGTCTCGGCCGTCATCACGAACCTCGGCAGCGAGCTGGCGCTCGTCGACCGGTTCCAGGACGCACTGCAGGGGGAGATCACCCGACGGCAGGAGCTGCTGCGCGCGGCGGGCAACTTCGCGAACGTCGGTGAGTACGAGAAGGCGCGCCGAGGCGGACGCACCGATCTGGCGCCGCTGCCGGCCCTGCTGGTCGTCGTGGACGAGTTCTCCGAACTGCTGTCGGCCAAGCCGGAGTTCGTCGAGAGCTTCCTCAACATCGGCCGTGTGGGCCGCTCGCTGTATGTGCACCTGCTGCTGGCCTCGCAGCGCCTCGAAGAGGGCAAGCTCCGCGGGCTCGACACGTACCTGTCGTACCGCATCGGCTTGCGCACCTTCTCGGCCGCCGAGTCGCGCACGATCATCGGCACGCCCGACGCCTACACGCTGCCGCAGGAGCCGGGCGTGGGCTTCCTCAAGAGCGACACCGAGACGCTCGTCCAGTTCCGTGCCGCGTACGTGTCGGGCAAGCCCAAGACCGACCCGTCCCACGTCATCGATGAGACGACGTCGGGCGTCGACGGACCCGCGCTCATCGAGGTCTTCACCGCCGCCGCGCAGCCGATCGAGACGCCCCAGGACGCCCCGGCCGCGGCTTCACCCGCCCCGGTCGCCCCCGAGGTCGAGGAGCGTTCGACGTTCCAGATCGCGGTGGAGCGGATGCAGGGCCACGGCCCCGCCGCGCATCAGGTGTGGCTGCCGCCGCTGACCGACCCCGCCTCGCTCGACGAGCTCATGCCCGATCTCGTGGAAGACCCGCAGCTGGGTCTCATCTCTCCGGCATGGCGCGCCGCCGGCATTCTCACCGTTCCGCTCGGCATGGTCGACGTGCCGCTCGAGCAGCGCCGCGACCGTCTCGTCGTCGGGCTGGGCGGCGCCGCCGGTCACGTCGCGATCGTGGGATCGCCGCTGAGCGGAAAGTCCACCCTCGCGCGCACCCTGGTCTCGGCGCTCGCGCTGACGGGCACACCACAGGAGCTGCAGTTCTACGTGCTGGACTTCGGCGGCGGCAGCTTCACGGCCATGCAGCAGCATCCCCATGTCTCCGGCGTGGCCACGCGCACCGAGCCCGAGGCCGTGCGGCGCACGGTCGCCGAGATCGAGTCGATCGTCGACGCCCGCGAGCAGTACTTCCGCCGTCACGGGATCGACTCCGTCGAGACCTACCGCAGCCGTCGGCGTGCCGGCACCGTGGACGACGGCTTCGGCGACGTGTTCCTCGTCGTGGACGGATGGGCCACGGTGCGCGGCGAGTACGAGCCGCTCGAGGCCCGCATTCAGACCATCGCCGCACGGGGACTCAGCTTCGGTGTGCACGTGGTCATCACGGCCAACCGGTGGCTCGAGATCAGGGCCAGCCTCAAGGACCTCATCCAGACGCGGCTCGAGCTGCGTCAGGGCGACCCGACCGACTCCGACGTCGACCGCAAGCAGGCCGCGAACGTGCCCGTCGGCCAGCCTGGTCGCGGGCTCAGCTCGGCCAAGCTCCAGATGCTCGGCGCGATCCCGCGCATCGACGGTTCGCCGGATGCGGCCACCCTCTCCGAGGGGGTTCAGGACATGATCGCGCGGGTGTCGGCGGCGTGGCGGGGTCAGCCCGGGCCGAAGCTGCGGCTGCTTCCCGACATGCTGCCGCTCGACGAACTGCGTGGGCTGGCCGCCCCCGAGGACCGCCGGCTGCTGCTGGGCATCGAAGAGGCGCAGCTGTCGGCATTCGGGATCGACCCGCGCGTGGAGTCGCACCTGTTCCTCTACGGCGATTCCGGCATGGGCAAGTCCGCCTTCCTCCGCGGCATCGTCCAGGAGATCACCCGGGTCTACCGTCCGGAAGAGGCGAAGATCTTCGTGGTCGACTATCGTCGGGCGCTCCTCGGCGAGATCCCGGCCGAGTACCTCGGCGCGTATCTCACGTCCCATGAGCTGGCGACGGGCGGCATGAACGATCTTGCCCAGTACTTCGGCAATCGCATCCCCGGGCCCGACGTCACCCCCGAGCAGCTGCGCGAGCGCAGCTGGTGGAAGGGCGCCGACGGGTTCATCATCGTCGACGACTACGACCTCGTCGCGACGAGCCAGGGCAATCCGCTCGCGGTGCTGCAGCCGCTGCTCGCGCAGGCCGCCGACGTGGGGCTCCACGTCATCCTCACCCGGCGCACCGGAGGCGCCAGCCGCGCCGCCTACGACCCGATCATCCAGCGGTTCACGGACCTCGGCGTCACCGGCATCCTGCTGGGGGGAAACCCCGAGGAGGGTGCGCTGATCGGACGGGTGAAGCCGGTGCGCGCCGCGCCGGGGCGGGCCCAGATCGTCAGCCGCGAGCACGGGCTGGTCTCGGCGCAGCTGGCATTCGCGCCGCCGGCCCCGCACTGA
- a CDS encoding DNA-3-methyladenine glycosylase I, whose amino-acid sequence MNPDTRLGADGVARCAWAGDDPEYVRYHDEEWGRPLHGDRALFEKMSLEGFQAGLSWITILRKRPRFREVFAGFEPVAVASFDDADVERLLADAGIIRNRAKILAVIGNARLVAEMAPGELDALMWSFAPQQHPRPSTFAEVPATTPESVALSKELRRRGFRFVGPTTMYALMQSAGMVDDHVVGCWRA is encoded by the coding sequence GTGAACCCCGACACCCGCCTCGGCGCCGACGGCGTCGCCCGCTGCGCGTGGGCCGGCGACGACCCCGAGTACGTCCGCTACCACGACGAGGAGTGGGGCCGGCCGCTGCACGGCGACCGGGCCCTGTTCGAGAAGATGAGTCTCGAGGGCTTCCAGGCGGGCCTGTCGTGGATCACGATCCTGCGCAAGCGCCCGCGCTTCCGTGAGGTGTTCGCCGGGTTCGAGCCCGTCGCCGTGGCATCCTTCGACGACGCCGACGTCGAGCGCCTCCTGGCGGATGCCGGCATCATCCGCAATCGCGCGAAGATCCTCGCCGTCATCGGCAATGCCCGCCTCGTCGCAGAGATGGCGCCGGGCGAGCTCGACGCCCTGATGTGGTCGTTCGCGCCGCAGCAGCACCCCCGGCCGTCCACCTTCGCCGAGGTTCCGGCCACCACCCCCGAGTCCGTCGCCCTCTCGAAGGAGCTGCGCCGCCGCGGGTTCCGGTTCGTCGGCCCGACGACGATGTACGCGCTGATGCAGTCGGCGGGCATGGTCGACGACCACGTCGTGGGGTGCTGGCGGGCGTGA